The sequence CGTCACGGGCACGGGGGCTCTCGTGGCGTCAGTCGCCGGATGAGGGCCGCCGGGCACTGCTCCGGGGCAATTTTTTAGTAATCTCTAACGCATAGTATAGCAATGAGTAACGTGGTTCGGATGTCCGGCGCAGAAACGAGGGGCTTGACTTTCCGGCAAGAATGTTAAATATTACGCATGTTACTGGATTAACATGTTGAGCGGTAACATGCGTTTCGATGGATGCCCGGGTGCGCTCGGGGCGCGAGGGAGGTCGATGTGCTCAAACCGGATCTCAACGCATTGACGCGACGCGAACGGCAGATCATGGAGGTCGTCTACCAGCTCGAGGAGGCGACGGCCGTCGAGGTGATGGAAGGCCTGCCCGACGCGCCGGTGAACGCGACCGTCCGCACGATGCTGAACGTCCTCGAGGAAAAAGGCTATCTTCGCCACACCGTCGAGAAGGGGCGGTACATCTATCACCCGACGATACCGTTTCGCAAGGCCCGCTCGACGCTTCTCGACAACGTGGTCGACACCTTCTTCAAGGGCGCCGAGGCGGACGCGGTGATCGCCATACTCGGGAAGGCGGATGCGAGGCTGTCGGAAGCCGAGCGGCGCCGGATCCTCGATCTCATCGAGGAATCACGCAGGGAGGGGAGGTAGGATGAACGCCCTCTCAAGGATCCTTCGGGACGTTTCGTGGATGCCCGTCATCGGTTTCCTCGCGGACGTCACGATAAAGAGCACCCTCGTTTGCGCGGCCGCGGCGTTCGTGAACGCGCTGCTGCTTCGCAGGGCATCGGCACATGCGCGGAACGCGGTATGGATCGCCACGATCGTCATCGTCTGCCTCCTGCCGCTCACGGCCGCCGTGCCGCCGGTCTGGCGCCTGCAGTTCCCGCCCCTCGACGGGCGGTCGTCGAGCGACCGGCAGGCGATCGAGGAACGACTCGCGCTCGTCGAGGGGCCGATCCCCGGAATCGACGGGTTGGACGGCGGAGCGAACGGGACGGTGAACGGCGCGGAGGGAACGTCGTTCGGCGAAAGCGGCTGGCAGGGGTGGATCGTTTTCGCGTGGTTTATCGGGATGGCGACGACGCTCGGGATCGCCATGGCGACGAAGAGTCGGATCGAGGGCCTCGCAAGGGCCGCGGTGGGAGCGGGAAGGTCGTGGGAGGCGCTCGCGGAGGAGGTTTCGGACGGACTCGAACTGAAACGCCGCGTGCCGTTGTACGTATCCGGCGAACTCCAGGCGGCCGTGACGATCGGAGTGTTCGACCCCGTCATCGTGTTGCCGGCGAGTTGCGACGGCTGGCCCGTGTCGCGAAGACGTTTCGTGCTTTCGCACGAACTGGCCCACGTGAAACGCCGTGACGGTCTCGTCGAGATCGCCGCGCTCGCGGCCGTCGTGTTCCAGTGGTTCAATCCCGTTGTGCGGCAGGCCGTCAGGCAACTGCGAATCGAACGAGAGAGAGACTGCGACGATGCGGTGATCAACGCCGGGGCGAGACCGTCCGATTACGCGATGATGCTCATGGACATCGCGGCGGACCTCGGCTCCTCCCCGCGACCGATCTGGCAGCTCTCGACCATTTCCCAGGGCTCCAGTCTGAAGGAGAGACTCATGTGCATTCTCGATCCCAAGATCGACAGGAATCGTTGTCGGAACGTGTCGACGGTTATCGCGTGCGTATTCATCGTGTCCATGCTGGCTCCGGCCGCGCTCTTCGGCCTGCGCTCGCCCGCCGTGCCCGC comes from Candidatus Krumholzibacteriota bacterium and encodes:
- a CDS encoding BlaI/MecI/CopY family transcriptional regulator translates to MLKPDLNALTRRERQIMEVVYQLEEATAVEVMEGLPDAPVNATVRTMLNVLEEKGYLRHTVEKGRYIYHPTIPFRKARSTLLDNVVDTFFKGAEADAVIAILGKADARLSEAERRRILDLIEESRREGR